Genomic segment of Mustelus asterias unplaced genomic scaffold, sMusAst1.hap1.1 HAP1_SCAFFOLD_122, whole genome shotgun sequence:
cgggtaatggcgacggacggatggttttaatttggaagcgagatcaatacgaggtagagggcggcgcgcggggaatgataaatgtggcgggtgggtggagagactttgtaaacatgttgttcaaacccaaaccccggaaatgaacttcccggtccccccctttgtaccaaatggagcggcaggttgtagtgttagacccgggctgactgccgccattgaggctgcatgtgggaggccggcagggattgtgatcggagagtgaagccctgacgtcacaatggaatgggtgagggtgtgacatcacaatggaatgggtgagagtgtgacgtcacaatggaatgggtggcagtgtgaggtcacaatggaatgggtgagggtgtgacgtcacaatggaatgggtgagggtgtgacgtcacaatggaatgggtgagagtgtgacgtcacaatggaatgggtgagagtgtgacgtcacaatggaatgggtgagagtgtgacgtcacaatggaatgggtgagagtgtgacgtcacaatggaatgggtgagagtgtgacgtcacaatggaatgggtgagggtgtgacgtcacaatggaatgggtgagggtgtgatgtcacaatggaatgggtgagggttccagatgagctgagactgggctggagtcgggcgatggcactgacatgtggcccggtggcacagtggttagtgcagctgcctaacagcgccagggacccgggttcaattccagcctcgggtcgctgtctgtgcagagtttctacattctccccgtgtctgtgtgggtttcctccgggtgttccggtttccttccacagtccaaagatgtgccggttagacggattggccacgttaaattgccacttggtatcagggggattaacaggtaaatatgtggatagggcctggatgggattgttgtcggtgcaggctcgatgggctgaatggcctccttctacactgtattttattattcattattattaattaattactacTAATGCTTCTATaaatgaaggtggtcttgatgatgatgtggacatgtggctggaagctcaccttgggatgaactatttcacaCTGGTTGTGAACAGGCTGGTTCAGCCTCAGccagttgccaggaggagagataaagttgttggcaagggagtggagtttgtagtggggactgaacacaatgggttcagtcttcccagtatttatatgaaataaatttctgttctttcagtcctggatgtcagacaagtcagggtggtgtgtgagttggagaggaacttggagctgatggtgttcacagagtttggaaattctgtcaaagttcctgttgagttgtagatgtataaaatctctctcctcccctccggTCTCTCCTACTTgtctctgtttccactcagagtgtggagatgcctgcgttggactggggtaagcacagtaagaagtctcacaacaccaggttaaaatccaacaggttaatttggtagcataacccacaggctttcggagcgctgctccttcatcaggtgagtgggagttctgttcacaaacagggcatctaaagacacaaactcaattttcaagataatcgttggaatgcgagtctttacaggtaatcaagtcttaaaggtacagacaatgtgagtggagagagggttaagcacaggttaaagagatgtgtattgtctccaaccaggacagttagtgagattttgcaagcccaggcaagttgtgggggttacagatagtgtgacatgtcccaagatcccggttgaggccatcctcatgtgtgattgacagatccatgctcactgcttcctgccctggaggcagagagctgaaaatttccatgccagctgccagacagataaatgtccacattactggagtaaaaatgtgtggaatatacagaccaaattcacttcattcccttcagttgctgcaagtccccaatttcccccagaatgagaaaagaaatggaaagggggaaacattgatttcctcccagatgttgtccagaggagggagtttcactctgaagctcattggccaacttctgcattgtgacgtcacaatggagccctgcctgaatcagccaataggagtcactctgctccgcggtgatgtctccgggttccagtgcgcaggcccgggcgcgcggacccgggagccccgcccccacccattgttcccctccccttaCACCTCCTTGagtcaaggtttccaggcaaccggctggcggctccggccagaacgagaagccgctcggtgagctccccctccccctggcccaGGACTTCacatgtgcgagggagaggggaagctgcgcatgtgcaggggagaacccaccctctgatcttcatgctgaggtgttgaccaatgggaagagttggaggaccggaaggattcTGGTCTTCTGGCCAATCTGAGCgcaggctttgtgtgaatgaagattgatcttcagactGACTGATACTTCCTCCTGTCGCTaatatctgtgagtaaaacactttcttttctcctcctttccatttcttttctcattctgggggaaattggggacttgcagcaactgaagggaaaggaagtgaatccagggagggtgcagactctggaaaggttggcccaggtctctctctctctcttaaaccagaaaatgatccatttctgcccactgtttgctgttagccaatcttctatccacgccaatatgtcatccccacagcatgaatttttatttgctgcaataacctttgatgtggcaactCATCAAATGTCTTATGGAAATCTAAGGACAgcacatccaccggtttccctttatccaattcccgatggggaattttagaaaattgaacaacacatcaactatctcactctgttaagactcgagaatgaagcccagcaggacccgaggactcatcagcccacagctccaacagtttgctgaggaccacttccctggtaattgtgctttttcagagttcatcccacacttctgttttctgatttccagttgtttctgagttttaactgtatcctctattgtgaacaccgaggcaaaatacttgttcaattcatctcccagctccttatttttcattatcaattcctggactcactttctatgagacagttaagaaatgaggtggagcaagtgactgaagtgtcagtcagggagcactattgggagcaacaatagtttcaaaatagttctggaaaaagataggacaggtccacaggtcaaggccctaaactggagttaggccacttttgtgggcattaggcaggatcgagcagatgtcgattcggtgagtttgtttgaagggaaaggaatgactggcaaatgggaggttttaaaagtgtgataaagagtccaggggcagtatattcctgtcaggatgaagggaaagaatggtaaatttagggatccctggctgacaagggacattgaggctctggtcaggtaaaagaaggaagcagacattgggtttagacaatcggggacaagtgaatcactcgatGACTCTTAAAAGTGTAAGAGAACACttaagagggtatgatatggatctggcaggtaaagtTAAAGGAAATTTAACTttaacacagtccaaagatgtgcgggttaggttgattggccatgctaaaattgccccttagtgtcctgagatgagtaggttagagggattagcgggtaaatatgtcgggatatgggggtagggcctgggtgggattgtggtcggtgcagattcaatgggccgaatggcctctttctgcactgtagggattctatgaaaataccaAGAGGTTCTATCGCGATACGAACAGTAAAAttgtggcgagagagagagaataggtccccttaaaaatcagcatGGCCATCTGAGGATGGAGTCACAGGAGATGGGTgcgatttttaatgaatatttctccttggTGTTTCCTGAGGAGAACATGATGGATGCTGAAGAAATAAGAGAAAGAAGCTGTGATGTCTTGGACCACATGCATATTActagggaggaggtatctgcagccttaaagtgcattaaggtggataaatcccctgggtCTGATCAAGTATATCTTCAGATCTTGTGGGAGGCTCAGGAAGGAATTACAGAgcccctggcagagatatttgttTCATCTCTTTCTACTGGTGAAGTTCTGGAAGAATAGAACACGCTAattttgttctgttgtttaagaagcgtagcaaagagaagcctgggaattataggccggtagtctgacatcagtggtgggtaagttactggaggggattGTGAAGGACAGAATCTACCAACATTTGGATTCTGACGgtgtgattagggatagtcagcaccacTTTGTGCacgggaagtcatgtctgacaaatctttgATTGTTTTCCGAAGAGGTAATCCAGAGGATGGatgagcagggccacttttgtgggcattaggcaggatcgagcagatgttgattaggtgagtttgtttgaagggaaaggaatgactggcaaatgggaggttttaaaagtgtgatatcaagaatccaggggcagtatattcctgttaagatgcagggaaagaatggtaaatttagggatctctggcagacaagggacattgggGCTCTGGtcgggtaaaagaaggaagcatacattgggtttaaagattaaagaaaattccaagaggttctatagctatattaagagtaaaagggtggctagagagagaagagatccccttaaaaatcagtatggccatctgtgtgtggagccacaggagatgggtgagatttttaatgaatacttctcctctgtgtttactgcggagagcaccatgggtgcgaaagaaataagggaaacaagtggtgatgtcttgggcacacgcatgttacttgggaggaggtatctgcagccttataaaagcaaattactgcggatgctggaatctgaaaccaagagagaaaatgctggaaaatctcagcaggtccagcagcatctgtaaggagagaaaagagctgatgtttcttgtccagatgaccctttgtcaaagctctgaaacatcagttcttttctctccatacagatgctgccagacctgctgagaatggggagggagtgtgtggaatggagatttacagcttctggggaatgagagaggcaagaatgttccatagaaattgtctgttctgaatttctatcctgtactgacactgatgacttttggaaactcattttacaggatattgaaagaggaatcacaggttgaaatctcaaacgtcacgtctcgatctgacagagtcttattccttgggacctcaatatcaccggactttgaatccagaaggagaaatgattgtccggtctgttgatttgaaaagatttcaaacatcagtgtgactggaaaagcaccaacacactgccacactcgagtgagagtgttccaatgcactgactaaagagctttaaccagttacacagcctgaataaatatcacaccattcacagcggggagagactgtacccgtgttgtgTGTGGacaaagtttcaactaattgtccacccaagagagcggcaaggacacctgcaccatggagaaaccatggaagtgtgcggactgtgggaagagatacggaTACCCATCTGAGCTCGAAGCGCATTGGCGCAGCCATacgggggagaggccgttcacctgctctcagtgtggggagggattcagtgattcatccggcCAGcaaagacaccagcgagttcacactggggagagaccgttcacctgctctcagtgtgggcagggattcactGACCTCTCAAACCTCtgcacacaccagcgagttcacactggggagaggccattcacttgttctcagtgtgggaagggattcagtaattcatcaGGCCTGcgaagacaccagcgagttcacactggggagagaccatttacctgctctcagtgtgggaatggattcactcagttatccagtctgcggacacacgagcgagttcacactggggagaaaccatttatgtgctctcagtgtgggaagggattcactgacctcTCAAACCTCtgcacacaccagcgagttcacactggggagaggccattcacctgctctgtgtgtgggaagagattcagagtttcatcccacctgctgagacaccaacaagttcacgagtgattccaggggttggattctgctgttattgtttctgctctcaattacatccaggattgcattttgttcattctcacagttggtcaatggggagggtcggagggtttctttctgttggactggtcggtctcacaactttgcctccagtgggctgatgctccttgagtcttgttgcgaatacctggtttcaaatttcacatggatcacagagcgacagagtgtgaggaagttcagagatatttagtcagcatttctgtttgaaaccccccccaaacgcccatccaatttcctttgtaattgtttatgtctcctcttcctccaccctcgtaggcagtgagttccaggtcattaccattcgctgcatcaaaatattcttcctcacatcaccccccccccccccccccccgccctcaactgcatctctgatccaaaaccttaaatctgtctccccctcatccttgtcccatcagctaatgggaacagcttttctttgtccaccttatctaaacctgtcagaatcttgtcacctccatcaaatctcccctcaacctcctttgctccaaggggaacaaccccagcctgacattgacaataaagaacaaactaacagaatatgttaacacctgaaatcaaatgggaatgtttaatttctgttttaaagatattgtgaatatattgtcctggacaataaagaaattggaataactcaccttgggtgtggttgaatggaatatatcaatctggtatccacctacattctccctctctaacagcattgtgggtgtactgacacctgaggcattgtagcagttcaagaaggcagagttgggttgaccatggccgaggcagctacatacagccacatattctgttataatcgAAGGATTGccgattgaatgtgaggcattatgggactggactatcttgaccatattcctgtaacttctcagtttctgcaatcataaagctgcttagcagggtcctgacagaggacctggtgagaatatttactcagaatgagttagaattaaacttattccaggaccggctggtgttcagcggctgagattcctgaatctgtaaaaaaggggtccgaccaatcaacaaacagtggtaggtagttggttaagaagttaaaaagcattctgaggcattgcttaacctATCGTCAATTtctgataagaactgtgagggagtTGTGACccgatagtcggtgaagtgatggtattctccaagtagcactggtctgaaaagcagatctctgagagtagattTTAACAGTTATAATCCTATCcacgcatggccagtgaaaaaccagagctcgagtggggactggacaggtctcttacctgccatttggaaactaagaacaagaagcttatagataaaatgattagagaatagaaACAACGTTTCAATTCTGGATGACACTTTGTAAGAAGCTCTTATGAAggatcacccagactcaaaacattggctctattctgtctccaaagatgctgtcagacctgttgagatcttccagcattttctgttttcgtttcagattccagcatccgcagtattttacttttatgataatttgatttggtctgattggaatccccacaaccctcccgcaaaacagagggagtggtggcaaagggagaaaaaggataaggatgataaagtctgggttctgattctccgagcccatgtagaatcaacaaaatgagtgaaccagtttataacgaatagaagttacccatccctaacaaaaactgatcaaattaaaataattaggttgatgaatataacaaaaaaattaatggATGAAGTTTAACATCAAGTTTGTTTGTTGTTAGGGAAGTTTTtaaaacttgtgtaaagtgatgtaattgtgtgccaagtttttgctgctcactccccacccctttaggttctgtagaaaagttaaccctttcagcagacagttgatttgtttttaaatcacccGAAAACTCATGTCTATCTTAGttcataattgaagatttatgggaattggctaagatgggctttcagcatttttaaagtataaaaaagtggtcttgagaagccaatttggtagagagaggtggagggagagatgtttacagagaggtgtcgagagctgttggttttacaagttatccatgtttttggagcggtcacttcatgtcctggtctgagagggatggagagaagtctgttcaattgttaatgttaaactttctctattaactgttaatcgacactttgctttttatctttctgacttgttacatttttaatggttaacaAACTTTCTGATTTCACCATTTAAAGCTTTCTTTCTTGccacatggttaagtcactggaacctggtgtgatttacgattagggaggttattgtaaacaagagaaccctcaTAAATCTTCATTCACATAAATCAAtgttcttacaaatggaatgttatcctttattacgaaagaaattgaacagagaagtaaagatgttctgcttcagttgtacagggcgttgctgagactgcatcttgaacactgagtgcagctttgtctcctatttaagaaatgatacaaatgcattgaaagtggttcagagcaggtttaatagattgcttcccaattcttgaccctcacgGGATGAattttgtctgattttctttgttttcagctctgataaagggtcatcctgactccaaatgttgcctccattctctctttacagatgctgtcagacttgctgagattgtccagcatttcctgtgtctgtttcagattccagcaacagcagaattttgccttcatACCAATTCTTttggataaggacatcaaaagtaTTGGGTGTAgaacgagaatgtggaactgaacacaaaaagatcagccatgatctaaataaatgctggagcagactcaaagggccaaatggctacttctgctctgatgttgaatgttggtcacaaattcctgaggattgtgtaacaaggctggaagatttgccttgCTTGTGTtcgtgggaaaatgtccaggagaaccatcactgtgaaggacagttctgggattaaaggttgccagactggaaaaggaaataaacactcagggagtgaagaatcactttggactggtttTTGGAAAATTTTGGAGACAGAGTAAAATATAATTGTTGAGTGGGATATTTGAttgtgttaagagtaaaagggcaaagttcaaTTTTACAGTTTAAGGGCAATGTTCCCTACAAAGAACAGTGTTtagtcattgttgcttccagtttgttggaataaatgtcaaaaaacttgaagttttgtcatgTGATTCTTTAATTTATTCACTGGGTTTAAATTCACTTTTTTAATTATTGAATGTCTCAGAAATtctaacagttcatttaaagccacaagttttgatttcccatttgagcctggggtacctttctgtctctctattgctcgtgttAATGACAGCCAgccgacggagctgagggctgaatttagctgagaataatggggcctacaccccagttgggaaactgccatgggcgtcgcactaatagagagacaggaaggtgctggaggactgagtgggaaatgggcctccaaccaattgttatatcggtcactcagagctaaagagaaacccgtctctttaaatacatatacagggaagaggctgcactgaaatctgtcccttttaacctgcacaaaagcaggaggctgagattgacaggctgcaggaggagaccattcagcccatcatgcccctgctatctctttgaaaggactctgattcatccaactgctctgttctttccccacagccctgcaaattcttccctttcaagtctttaccctttggaaagattctattgaatctgctttcaggcagatcagaacaactcactgtgtcaaaaaataacacaaaatctcatctcccactctggctcctttgccaattaccttagagggactcactttctgttaaagagcctgccaacccctctcacccactttccctaaagtgcatcaatctcagcaGGAAAAatccagaaaaatcaaatatttttactgataaaagtttatccatgaaacagaacatggttaaaacaaacagaaaatgacttgaggatcaaagacaaccagagtaaaggatgttcacaatgttctggacacaaatagtttctctttaattcatctgtagcctgttccctgccctctttgtggaacacctccgctcagtccacaagcatgaccctgaccttccgcttgcttgccattagaattcaccaccttgctctcacactcacatttctgtcctcggcctgctgcaatgttccggagaagcccaacacaagctggacaaacagccccatatcttccgatgaggcactttacagccttctggattcaacattgagttcaacaatttcacaccctgaactctctcctccattttgatggGTTTTTTTGCTGAGTGCCAGTCtgcatcttgttttcatgtttttttgcttccagacagagctgtcctttattctgccattaacacttactctggaccaatgctttgtttctttaccacaaccattacctctccctttgccttttgttccagcatatttttgtcatttaatctcacccaccctctaaccaatccctgactttcccttttgttctacctgcccctcccctctttctcaccagcatcaaacccatcacatttctctctcGCTTTCGTTCTCAAATAGAGTTACATTGGACATAAAaggttatctctgtttctctctccagagatgctaccAGACTGGCTGTGATTTTCTAgttttttctgtatttattttagatctaccagtagtggtaggaaaaacactatttataatcaaggataaaataaatgtccttcattacttttgtggatcatttcagtggaaatgtgctctcccaggttcaaagagcatcaacccactgatgcaaagttgtgagactggccagtccagcagaaagaaaccctctgaccctcccacttcaccaactgtcagaatgaacatggttcagtcctggatgtgattaacagcagcaataacagcagaatccaacccccgtcatcacttgtgaactcgctggtgtctctgtaggtgggataactgagtgaatgtattcccacacacagagcaggtgaatggcctctcccctgtgtgaactcgctggtgtacccgcagtGTGAACGatgttttaaatctctttgtgcagtgagagcagctgaacggtctctcctcagtgtgaatgcgctggtgggacaccagttctccagagctttcgaagccacttccacagtcagaacatttaaaggatCTATCCTGCGTGTGAGTGAcattgtgtctcagcaggctggataactgaatgtatcccttcccacacccggagcaggtgaatggcctctccccggtgtgaactgcctggtgtttccgcaggttgtatgacattctaaatctctttgtgcagacagagcagctgaacggtctctcctcagtgtgaatgcgctggtggatcatcagatcccgagagcttttgaagctactcccacagtcagaacatttaaagggtctcacattggtgtgagtgaacttgtgtctcagcaggtgggatgaatgaatgaatcccttcccacacacagagcaggtatatggcctctccccggtgtga
This window contains:
- the LOC144484653 gene encoding uncharacterized protein LOC144484653, which translates into the protein MEKPWKCADCGKRYGYPSELEAHWRSHTGERPFTCSQCGEGFSDSSGQQRHQRVHTGERPFTCSQCGQGFTDLSNLCTHQRVHTGERPFTCSQCGKGFSNSSGLRRHQRVHTGERPFTCSQCGNGFTQLSSLRTHERVHTGEKPFMCSQCGKGFTDLSNLCTHQRVHTGERPFTCSVCGKRFRVSSHLLRHQQVHE